A single genomic interval of Sebastes umbrosus isolate fSebUmb1 chromosome 11, fSebUmb1.pri, whole genome shotgun sequence harbors:
- the tlr18 gene encoding toll-like receptor 18 yields the protein MIWELLHFSALLLGALTSPTPSSPRTNNTDGGFCRIYNSGRSADCLGIQLDSVPWRQFPSTLEDIDLSYNKLQAVHADDFLRLPQLRILQLQYNNISHIDNDAFKNNMLLEHLDIFNNSLQEIPATALTPLLNLKKLLMSNNLYKQATLADSFSKFVKLQVLSMGGPLVMGLKKDDFQPLKNIGLQGFAIKCSSNLSYYEPGSLEVIQTNQMGFDMAIDQRPNALPHMLRDLANKSFSVLQFRNLFEFTYYMEEEDIFQGLKDITAQQLIFYRGKFNENLLRMTLINLQVASIKRLRLQYIDFARSPTFVDSGAGSSITDLALDKLDLWYISNPDVLRFDWRFTWFNKIKALSIQHVYFNSVPCDSWGEMEGVEFLDVSNNRLQNKFMYNRLCDYKSTMPNLHTFKMSNNELTSLKDLSLLTREFRQLQVLDFSNNNLGSAENSRDCVWQNNITRLIAHHNQFVSEALRCLPTTVHYLDLSYCDLDQLDTTYFEKATNLKELLLSGNKIKFIPSKWESLSLQSLALDGNSFGLISKASFQDMPQLSTLRAGNNPYHCTCELHAFVQDTMSKGKVNLTDWPWNYRCYHPEALLNTVISKFFPGRVACDIRLVIIISVAFTATVILILMLICYIFDLPWYTKATYQIIRAKYRAHKEKAAGELGSFSYHAFISYSHFDSDWVRDQLLPCLENNSNSYRLCIHERDFMPGRWIIDNIIENIESSRKVMFVLSRHFVNSEWCNYELYFAQQRAVGKTFNDVILVVKEPLDPNSLPSKYCKLKKMLSTKTYLEWPQQANQQAFFWAQLRGVLGKPTMTREGAHSVKSRTSSVGRVSVIGLPMEDRRPEVVDKKAEP from the exons ATGATTTGGGAATTGCTTCATTTTAGTGCTCTCCTTCTTGGAGCACTCACATCCCCAACTCCATCCTCACCCCGCACCAATAACACTGACGGAGGATTCTGTCGCATCTACAACTCTGGCCGCTCAGCAGACTGCCTGGGAATACAGCTCGACAGTGTCCCGTGGAGACAATTTCCATCCACACTGGAAGACATAGATCTCTCCTACAACAAACTTCAAGCTGTCCATGCTGACGATTTCCTCCGCCTCCCTCAGCTTCGCATCCTTCAGCTGCAGTACAATAacatttcacacattgacaatgatgcctttaaaaacaatatgctaCTGGAGCATCTTGACATCTTCAATAACTCCCTGCAGGAAATTCCTGCCACAGCTCTGACTCCTCTCTTGAATCTGAAAAAGCTCCTCATGTCCAATAACCTTTACAAACAAGCCACTTTGGCTGATAGCTTCTCCAAATTTGTCAAACTCCAAGTTCTGTCCATGGGTGGCCCTCTGGTGATGGGTCTAAAGAAAGACGATTTTCAGCCCCTGAAGAACATTGGGTTACAAGGTTTTGCAATTAAATGTTCCTCCAATCTAAGTTACTACGAGCCCGGAAGTTTAGAAGTCATCCAGACAAATCAGATGGGCTTTGATATGGCCATAGATCAACGGCCAAATGCTCTTCCTCACATGCTACGTGACCTCGCCAACAAGTCCTTCAGCGTCCTCCAGTTCCGTAACCTCTTTGAGTTTACATACTACATGGAAGAAGAGGATATTTTCCAGGGTTTAAAAGACATCACAGCCCAACAGCTCATCTTTTACAGAGGTAAATTCAATGAGAATCTTCTCAGGATGACTTTAATAAACTTACAAGTCGCCTCTATCAAACGTTTGAGACTTCAGTACATCGACTTTGCCCGTTCACCCACATTTGTTGATAGCGGAGCAGGTTCCAGCATCACAGACCTGGCACTGGATAAGTTGGATCTTTG GTATATCAGCAATCCTGATGTGCTGCGATTTGACTGGCGCTTCACCTGGTTCAACAAAATTAAGGCATTGTCTATTCAGCATGTGTATTTCAATAGCGTGCCTTGTGACTCCTGGGGTGAGATGGAAGGTGTGGAGTTTCTGGATGTCTCTAATAATCGACTACAGAATAAGTTCATGTACAACCGGTTGTGTGATTACAAGAGCACCATGCCAAATCTTCACACTTTCAAAATGAGCAACAATGAGCTGACCAGTTTGAAAGACTTGTCATTGCTAACAAGGGAGTTCCGGCAGCTGCAGGTGTTGGACTTCAGCAACAACAACTTGGGATCTGCTGAAAACAGTCGGGACTGTGTTTGGCAAAATAATATCACTCGGCTTATCGCTCACCACAATCAATTTGTAAGTGAAGCCCTTCGCTGTCTGCCCACCACAGTGCACTACTTGGACCTGTCCTACTGTGACCTGGACCAGCTGGATACGACATACTTTGAGAAAGCCACCAACCTGAAAGAGCTCCTGCTGAGTGGGAATAAAATCAAGTTCATCCCATCTAAGTGGGAAAGTCTGTCACTGCAGTCATTAGCTTTGGATGGGAATTCGTTTGGTCTCATTAGCAAGGCCTCCTTCCAGGACATGCCTCAACTGTCTACGCTGAGGGCAGGGAACAATCCTTACCACTGCACTTGTGAGCTCCATGCTTTTGTCCAGGACACAATGTCAAAAGGAAAGGTTAACCTCACAGACTGGCCATGGAACTACAGGTGTTACCACCCAGAGGCCTTGCTCAACACAGTCATATCCAAATTTTTCCCAGGTAGAGTGGCGTGTGATATCAGACTGGTTATCATCATCTCTGTTGCGTTCACGGCAACGGTGATCTTGATATTGATGCtgatttgttatatttttgacCTTCCGTGGTACACTAAAGCCACGTATCAGATCATCAGGGCCAAATACAGAGCTCACAAGGAAAAAGCGGCAGGGGAATTAGGGAGTTTTAGTTATCATGCTTTCATATCCTACAGCCACTTTGATTCAGACTGGGTGAGGGACCAGCTCTTGCCCTGTTTGGAGAACAACAGCAACTCCTATCGTCTGTGTATTCATGAGAGGGACTTCATGCCAGGGAGGTGGATCATCGATAACATCATTGAAAATATTGAAAGTAGTCGTAAG GTAATGTTTGTTCTCTCCCGGCACTTCGTTAACAGCGAGTGGTGCAACTATGAGCTGTACTtcgctcagcagagagcagTGGGAAAAACCTTCAATGATGTCATACTAGTGGTGAAGGAGCCCTTGGATCCCAACTCCTTGCCCAGCAAGTACTGCAAGCTTAAGAAGATGTTGAGTACCAAGACGTACCTAGAGTGGCCCCAGCAGGCCAACCAGCAGGCGTTTTTCTGGGCCCAGCTGAGAGGTGTTCTGGGCAAGCCAACAATGACCCGGGAGGGGGCGCACAGTGTTAAGAGCAGAACTTCATCTGTGGGAAGAGTTTCTGTGATTGGGCTCCCCATGGAGGATAGGAGGCCAGAAGTAGTGGACAAAAAAGCAGAACCATAA
- the s100a1 gene encoding protein S100-A1, whose protein sequence is MSSTLQTAMEGLIEVFHSYSGKEGDKYKLSNSEMKNLLQGELAEFLAASKDPKVVDKIMADLDENQDGEVDFQEYVVLIAALTVACNEFFIDCHKSSMKSKQDPGSKKA, encoded by the exons ATGTCTTCCACACTGCAAACTGCTATGGAGGGCCTCATTGAAGTGTTCCACTCCTATTCTGGAAAGGAAGGTGACAAATACAAGCTGAGCAATTCGGAGATGAAGAACCTGCTACAGGGGGAACTCGCCGAATTCCTGGCA GCCAGCAAGGACCCCAAGGTGGTTGACAAGATAATGGCCGACCTGGATGAAAACCAGGACGGTGAAGTGGACTTCCAGGAGTATGTCGTTCTGATTGCTGCACTGACTGTCGCCTGCAATGAATTCTTCATAGACTGCCACAAGAGCAGCATGAAATCCAAGCAGGACCCTGGTTCTAAGAAAGCCTGA